Genomic segment of Scyliorhinus torazame isolate Kashiwa2021f chromosome 7, sScyTor2.1, whole genome shotgun sequence:
AGGATTCGCAACAAGGTAGATGATTTAAAGGCGCAATTACAGGTAAATGAATATGATCTAATTGCCATTGTGGAAATAGGGCTACAGGGAGACCAGGAATGGGAACTGAATATTGAAGGATATTtggcatttaggaaggacaggcaaaaatgAAAAGAAGGCGGTGCTATGCTGATAAAGGATGAGACCAGTACGTAATAAGATAGGATCTCAGATCAGCAGAACAAAATGTGAAATTTGTTttggtggagctaagaaacagcaagggaCTGCAAACATTGGTAGGAGTTGTCCATAGGCCAAGTAATTGTGGTAGCGTAGGGCATGGTATTAATCAGGAAACTAGAGAGGAATGTAGCATGGGTAATACAATAATCATACGTGATAccaatctacatatagactgggtAAATTTAATGCGCGCACTAATGCTGTAGAGGGTGGACTTCGGgatggttttctagagcagtatgtcgaCAAACCGATTGGAGAAGACTATTTTAGATTAGTGTTATGTAACAAGAAAATTTTAATTAATCTTGTTGTGAAAGAAcctttagggatgagtgaccaCAATATTATAAAATTTTACATTATGTTTGAAAGTGAGGTAATTCAATCTGAAGCAGGGTGTTAAATTTGAACAAAGCAAATTATAAAGATATGAGGGCCAAATTGGCTGAGGTGGATTGGAAAAATACATTAAAAGGTACGATGGTACACAGGCCTAGGATAGTCTTTATATAATTATTACATAATTTACAGCAATTGTACAAGGCACAAAAACCCAAAAAGAGTCAGTCAACCCTGGCTAACAAAGCAAGTTAAAATTCAAAGAAAAGCCTCTAAATTCGCCAGAAAAAGTAGTGAACTTGAGAATTAGAAGGATTTTAGAgtacagcaaaggaggaccaaggaacTGACCAAGAAAGAGAGAATAAAGTATAAATGTAAACTAGCAAAAAACTTCTACAGATGAGTCGAAAGCAAATTTTTGTCTACGGCCAAAGTCAGGAGAACTTATAACAGGGAATAGAGAAATGATTACTTTGTGTCTGTCCTCACTGGGGAAGATACAATTAATCTCCCAGATTTAGAGATCcaagggggtggggagagtgaggaATTGAATGAAATTAGTAAGAAGGTTGTTGTTGTCTATTGTACTTGCAAGATGAAAGAAAGGAAATGTTGAACCATGTGGGTTGAACACAATATTCAACAGGTTTATTAGATGGTTGTTAAATGTACAAAGACTTGGTCTAGACTAATTCTAAGCCTGTGAAGTAGCTGATGTCACAGACTATCACGTGACTCACTATCACGTGACTCAACAAAGGGACCATGCAACAGCACAACTATATCAACCCACATATATACCATCCCCCCCTTCTGAGGTCCAACACAACAAATAATTGTTGTATTTTTACATAGTCATCTATACGTACATAAGAGCAGGCCTTCATTTATTACACAGTGGTAATACAGTCAATAGGAAAGACGATGCTTATCTGGTGGGTGATAATTCTGCACTGGTTTCCTGCGCACTTCAGGGATTTGATTATTCTCAGGTTTCTCTGTGGATGACTCTACCCTGGAAAGCATTACAGTCTCTTTTACAGAAGAAAGATTGGTAGCAGCAAGGGATGCTTCAGCAACCTCGACTTCTGCGGTTGACCCGAAGTTACAATCACATGATCTGGCTGGGAGGATGGTGCTTCCATTTATGGTTGTTCATTCATCGATGGCACCGGCACATCAATTTGTGTAGGTAGCAGCTGATCTGTGTGTCATCTCCACGCTAACTTACTCCCCTTTTGTACGGTATAAGAGATTGGACCAGTTTGAGCTTGTGCAGTTTGCAGGGAACCCACTTCTCACTAGTGGTATAGCTGCATGCCAATACATGCTCTCTTTGTTTAAATAAGAGTCTTCTTGAATTATCTTCTCATGACCTGCGACTGTCGACTGCGTTCTACTATCTCGGAAGTCTCATGCGGAAAGAGAAAATCAAAGGTAGTTGTCAGCTTCCTCTTCATTAGTAATAAAATTGGGAAACTCTTGTAGTGGAATTGTGATACGTCGCCAAGAAACTGTTAAAGTGGCGATATAATGAACCTTGGTCCTTCAAAGCTTTCAGTGCTTCCTTCAAAGACTGAACAAACCTTTCGGCGTGCCCATTCATGAAGGTGTGGTAAAGTGCTGCTTTTATATGTTGAATATCGCTCATCTTTAAATAGTCCTCGAACTCCTGAGTCGTAAACTGGACCGTTGTCATTCATgatttgttctggtttcccaaatctgCCGGAAATCTCATCGAGTTTTTCAATGGTTTGTTCAGCGGTCGTTGATTTAATCAGGACTACCTCAGGCCACTTGAAATGTGCATCTAATATTTTGTTTTAAACGTatcttattacaaacttgtatcatagcagattacagcaagtaaacaccccgggaaacatacatcCCAAcattcaactatacagtctgtacagacttttccctttttcaacccccctctccccatcacccacccccctgtgacaaatagctcctcaaacacccctccaccttttctcaaactcccctgctgagccccttaactcatattttatctacaTGTcatccaaccaagccgctacccctggtggcgatgctcaccaccactccagtaaaattcgccaccGTGAAATTTGCATCTAATATGACCATGCACATGTGCATCTTGTATGGACttgcaaagtttttttttttttttttaaagagtacccaattatttttttttccaattaaggggcaattattctggccaatccacctaaactgcacatctttgggttgtgggggtgaaacccacacagacatggggagaatgtgcaaaggacCTGCAAAGTCAATGTGTAGACATTGCCAAGGCATTTTAGGCCACTCCCTAGATGCAATGGGGAATTCCTTACCCACGTACATAATTGGAACAGTCCAGCGTTTTCCTCTGTCTGGGCATCGATTCTAGGCCACCAAATATATCTCCATTTAATTCCTTCATTCAAACTATACCTGAGAGTCCTTTATGTAATTGTTCCAATACACTTTGTCATAAATTTGGAGGAATTGTTACTCTCTCTTGCCACTACAGGCATCCACTTTGTACTGTCAACTGGAGTTTCCTGGAAATATATGGCTTTAATTCGGGATGCGATCCTGCTATCCTCCCCTTTAACACCATATCCAGAACCTTGCCCATCAAGGGATCATTTCTGATATGTTGTTGGACTTGAGCTGTAGTCACTGGAATGTGTTCTATCTTTGTGGCCCCAATAATAGCTATTAAGGGCATGTGATCTGTCAACAACGTGAAGTGACAATGTTCTAGGTATTGGTGAAATTTTCTCACGCCAAAAATAATATTCAGTGCTTCCTTCTCCAACTGAGCATAGTTTGATTCAGCATTTAAGGTACTTAAAGCTACTAGTTTTTCTTCTCCTGAAGGTAGTATGTGTGACACCACAGCTCCAACATCAAAAGGTGAAGCATCACAAGCAGGTTGtaatggtaactttgggttgaacTGTACCAACACTTCTGATTTCTTCAGTGCTTGTTTAGCTGACTTGTGTTTTTTTGCATTCTTTTCCCCCTCTACCTCTACCAAAGTCTATTACCAAGCTTTGGTGCATTATGGCCTTTTGATATTTTAACCAATTCTTGATGTATTTTGGCACCAGGTTTCTCAGGTTGGGCCAAACTTATTTTTCTGAGCCTTCCACAGATGGACCCATGGCACCAACTTGTCCTGCCATTTTTAAGTGATATCGTAATGCTCCCACATCTTCCCTTATATCGATGGTCTATTTTTGTATCAGCTAGTGACACCCGCATTTTTGGTTTCTTTGCCCCCTCTACCTCTACCAAAGACGATAATCAGTAACAACAACAACACCTCCGGATGGTCCTCAATACTGAGGCCCTGCAAGGCTGCTTATGTAGCCCCCaaatatactccctatacacacatggctgtgtggcaaaatttggctccaactctatctacaagattgctgatgacacgaccgtagtgggccggatctcgaacaacgatgagtcaaagtacaggagggaggtcgagaacctagtggcatggtgtaacaacaacaatttctctctctccatgtcagcaaaactaaggagctggtcattcaggaatgcatcaatggtgccaaggtggagatggtggacagcttcaaattcctaagtttgcacatcaccaacaatctgagctggtccacccacatcgatgctatgaccaagaaagcaccatAGCACTATACTTCCCCAGGGAAAAAGtaactaaagaaattcagcatgtcctcaTTGACTCTTACCGAttgttacagatgtaccatagaaaacatcctttttggctgcatcacagactggcatggcaactgctcggcccaagatcatgaggaactacagagttgtgaacacagcccaatccatcacgcggacccaccttccatccattgactctgtctacacctactgcctggggaaagcgggcagcataatcaaagacccctcccacccgggttattctctcttccaacctcttccatcggcaggagatacaaaagtctgagagcatgcacaaacagattcaaaaacagcttcttccccgctgttaccagtctcctgaatgaccctcttatggactgaactcatctctccacgtatcttctctactgagtagtactacactctgtatactTTACccgatgtttatgtatttacattgtgtatctatcgtatgtcctctgtttttcatgtatgaaatgatctgtctgggctgtaccagaacaatatttttcactgtacctcggtacgtgtgacaataaacccaaaccaCTGTGTCTTATTCTACTGCACGTTGCGAGTTCTGCAGCCTGAACTCTTCATAGTGCCGGTTTAAATTCAACCTTTAAATGGACCTTTCCTTTGAATTTGCACCTAAAACCTTACTGGTTCCAGTGCCAGGTGCATTCATAGTGCCGGTTTAAATTCAACCTTTAAATGGACCTTTCCTTTGAATTTGCACCTAAAACCTTACTGGTTCCAGTGCCAGGTGCAGGGTGCTATGTGTGAGGTGCAATCGCTGATCCACTGTTGATTTACCTCAACTTTTGACCATTGACAACGTTGATTTTCCTTTCACTTTGAAATTTTATTTTCTAATTCGCTCCTCATCACCAGTTTAATTTATCCTGTTGTatattctcactctctttcccccccccccccccccccccaccccccaccccccccactcaccctctcctccgccctcaaactctcctcccactccctcaTGCCAGGTCCCTGCTCTGGATGCCCAGAGTCCGTTCTACGGATCCTTGGGCCATGCGCACCCCCCTCCAGCCCTCAGCTCCCTGATCCCTGCTCTTTGTCTCCCTAGGCCTCACTACTTAAATCCACGAGCCCCACTCCCCATCCCTCTGCTTCCCGGGCCCTATTCAACTCTCGTAAGCTTGCCTGCCCGGGCTCCACTCCCCAGGTCTCTGCTTGCCAGGCCCTGCTCCTTAGCTTTCCAGGTCTTGCTCCTTGCTCCCCAGCCCTGAACTCTCCGATACTGGTGTTTGCTGTTCCTCCAAGCACAGATTGCTGCTTTCTTACACTTGCTTCTGATAGGTAGTGACCTGTTTGACTGGCATTTTGAAAAAAACTGGCTCTGGGGGCCACATGGAGGAGCTTCGAGGCTGCATTCAGCATTCGAGCTGCACGTTCGACAAGCctgttccagatggtagtggttgtgggtttggaaggtgctgtctaagggctcTTAGTGagctcctgtagtgcatcttgtagaggtaATGCTATGACAGtgccttggtggtggagggagtgaatgtttatcgatgggatgccaatcaagcaggctgctttgtcctggatggtgtcaaacttatttgagtgttgttggaactgcactcatccaggcacgtggggAGTAATTCAACAcattcctgacttgttccttgtagatggtggactagcTTTGCTGAGTCAGGAGTTGTTActtactgcaggattcctagcttctgacgtgCCCTTGTAGTCactatatttatatggctagtccagttttagcccaggatgttgatagtgggggattcagcgatggtagtgcTTTTGAATTTCACGGTctccactttggtaggaggaacagatgtgcagagtatttcttaaatggtgagagattagaaagtgtagatgtacaattgGACCTGTGTCCTCATCAATAACTCACTGAAAACTAACATGGCATGCAGTAagcattaggaaggctaatggtatgttagcctttatcgcaagaggatttgaatagAGGAGTAATGAGGTCTTGTTACAATTGTATTGAATCTTGATTAGATCGCACCAGAAggactgtgtgtagttttggtccccttaccttagAAATATTAAATGTAAGAACAAACTTCACCATTAATTTGTCCAAAATAATGAAAAGATCTTGATGAAAGTATTGCAGGCATTTTTAGGAGCTCCATTACTAAAATGATATTAAACAATGCGCTGCGTAGATTTCTGGGGATGATGGTAGGAATGGGAAATCTCAGTTGGGGAAAGACTTTGAGTGAGGCTGCTTGCACTTAACTGGGACAGAAATTCCAGGAAATCTCCTTTCAGAAAGGAGATGTTCTGAAAGTTCTTTAAATATTACCGCTTTTGAGAAGATGAATGGGTAAGAGGTCTTTTTCTCTATTTTGGAGTTAGTGCGGAAGGGTCATTGATTTAAAATTGCCACCAAGTCAGTGAAAAGAGAAGTTAGTAAAAATGTGTTTATGCAGAGAATTGTTGAAAGAGggaatcatagtgcagaaggaggtcactcagcccagtgagtctgcaccaaccctccaaacaaGCACTCTACCAAAGTCCACTCCCCAATCTACTTCATCCGATCCctataacctaatctgcacatccctggacaataaggggtagtttaacatggccaatccacctaacctgcacacctttggactgtgggaggaaaccagagcatcctgaggaaacccacacagacacagggaggacatgcaaactccacacagtcacccaaggctggaattgaacctgggttactGACGttgtgaggaagcaatgctaaccaccgtgctacagtgccgcccacaaTGTATTCCTATAGATTCCTTAGGCATCTTTCAGGGCATCAAAGGGCAAAGATTTGAGATGGGTCAATGCGGGGCTATGGGAAGAAAGCAAACAATGAGATTAAATTTCTAGGTTCCATGATCTCCGGTTTTCCCAGAAAGACGGCACTCTTGCATATCAGGCAAaatataatatttattattgtcacaagtaggcttacataacactgcaataaagttactgtgacccAGTAGACGCTGAAAATGAGCTTAACGTTTACTGAGCTGCAAATTGGCTAACACTCGATAAAGAACATGTGATGGACACGAGACAAGTACAACTCTTTCTTCAAACATCACGATCTCTGCATAATTTCTACATACCGGTGAGAATATGTTACCATTGTTCTTTAAAGGCGCTTAAGACTGGACCGTACACTGAAACCTAATACTGCTCCTAGAGTCATTTATGACATTGTTGAAATACATTCTGCTGGACAAATCTACTTCAATATCTGGAGCTTTAAATGTGGTTatcgattttttaaaaatcttaagaGTGCATTGTagtgcgtctctctctcgctggcctTGGCATGTTCTGCTTCTACCTTTACCTCAGCTGCATATTTATTCCAACACTTGCCAAGTGATGTTCTACACgaacattgattttttttaaaaataaaccctTTTAAATCACTTGTAATGTTCATCGAGGCGCCACGCTCACGAATCACAGTCGCTGTATGCATCAAATGACAGCGCGAAGGTGTAAAATTgctgtctccctctcccaaacAAAGATGCTGAAAGTATTTACAAGCTTTAGATACAGCCATCGTCATTACAGGGCACTGCCGGTTGTTTATTCCCGCTTCAGCTTACTTGGTCTCATGTTTTAAAAAGGGGAACTTGTATTTACATAGAGCTTTTGACAGCTGCGAGAGGTTCCAACGCTCCTTTGTCACCGTGAAGTCCTCTGCAAGTGTAGTCACTTGTAATTTGAAATGATTTGTGTCTTGATTCATTCCTCCTCCTCCGCTAAGAACCCTTTTGCTCTCCTGTGATCGATGAGAGTGACGAGATTCAAGTCTCTGAGAACACGCCTATCCACGATTAAACTCGGTTACAGCGAGCACAATGTTCATTGGTTGTCCCAATCTCCAACCCAACAGGTCGCGGCAGCAACAGACTGGGGAAGATTCCAGcccgccagcagcagcagcactgtgATGGACCTGGTCTGTCTGCACTCTCAGCCCGGCCAGTGGAATCAGTCGGCGGAGGAGAGCATGTGGGGCGGCATCAACTCCAGCTCCGAGCAGCCCAACAGCAACAAGTCCTCGGCCAATGaatgtgtgtcggtgtctgtgatCTTCCCAGTCACCATGATGGTCACCGGGATCGTGGGCAATACTCTCGCCTTGCTGCTGGTGTACAGGTCGTATCACAAGAAGGAGAATAAGAGGAAGAGGTCCTTCCTGCTCATTATTGGAGCCCTGGCTCTGACCGACCTGACTGGCAAGCTGCTCACTAGCCCGGTCGTCATTTCAGTCTATGTGTCCAACAGGCAATGGAGCAGAGTGGACCCATCAGGCAACTTGTGCGCCTTCTTTGGGGTCTGCATGACCACATTTGGCCTCTGCCCCTTGTTCTTGGCCGGTGCTATGGCAATTGAAAGGACCTTGGCTATCCACGCTCCCCAGTACTACTCCAACCATATGACCACCAGGCTCACCAAACTGGTGGTGCTGTCTATCTGGCTCTGCGTGATGATCTTCGCCTTGCTCCCCATTGCTGGCGTCGGGAGGTACACTTTGCAATGGCCGGGCACTTGGTGCTTCATCAACACTGGCAATCATATCTTGGGCAACACCATTTTTGCTTCAACCTTCACCGTGTTGGGTATCACCTCTTTGCTGGTCACAGTGAGCTGTAACGTCGCAACGATCCGAGGATTAGTGGTTCGCTGTAAGAAGAAACTGTCCTCCAACAAGCAATTGGAAAGGATCACAGTGGAAACACTAATGCAGCTGATGGGGATCATGTGCGTGCTCTGTGTTTGCTGGTCCCCTCTCCTGGTAAGTAAATGAAAGGGGAGAGCGAATTGTACCTCGAAATCCCGCGGGCAGTGGTTAGAGGTGGTGAGGGAAACTTGAAAGGCGTTATATTCTAAACATACCCAATTACCGTTTATTTACAATGGCAGTTAGTTTATTTCTTCATTTGAGGATTTAAAAATAATTCAGTGGAAAATGTCATTTTTATATACTGTGGTCTTAAGTCGGAAGAAAACGTGCGTCCAGCTGGAGGTTATTTCCTAGTAACTATAAAGAATGTTGCACTTCAGCATACTTTTCAGTGGTACCTGAGCTCCATGATCCCACTCGCCTCCCATCAGGACACATATAACACAAACTCATTCATCATTGGACAGGAGACTCCATCCCAAAATAAAATGTTGACCTAACAGCTAGTTAGCTTTGGAAATGTGAGGACATATATACACTTATTGATAAACAGACATGATGTGTGTCATCTTCCACTTTTACTATTTGCTATGTTGTCGATTACATGTATACTTATTTAGATTCACCATCTTAATCCAAGCAACTATGCCCGAAGGTACCAGAACTAAGTCGTCGTATGCATCGAGAAAGATTGAACAGACTGGAGCTGTTTGCTCTTCACAACACAGAAGACTGAGGTGTGATCTGATCGAAGGGTTAAGATTCTTAAGGGTTTGAGATGGTAAAAGAGAATATGTTTCCATCTGTAGACCAAAACTAGGGGCCATGAATGTAAAATCGTCACCAATCCATCCAATAGGGTATTCAGGAGGAAGTTATTCGCCCAGGTAGTGGTTCGAATGTGGAGCTCATTACCAGAAGAGAAGTTGAGGCATTTGGCACAGATACATTTAGCCAAAGCTGGATATGTATATGTAGTTATGCTGATTGAGTTGGGtatagaggggtgggaggaggcgCATGTGAAGCATTAACAGCAACATGGGGCTATggggccaaatggtctatttctgtgctgtaaatacaaTGTAATTATAAATAATTAACCAGGATATAAATTTAGGACTTGTATACCAGGATATGAGATGTATTAGTCTAAAAGGAAAAATATACAGCTGTTGGAAAGCACAAAATTCTGGAAATAGCCAACAGGTCAGCCAGTATTTGCCACGTAACAAATATTATTTAAAAGACGAATGGAATGTTGACCGTCATAACTACAGGGCTAGAGGATAAAAGTAGATTAAGTTTAGATACAGAAACGGGTGACACggtagcgctgaggacccggattcgtcccggccccgggccacaatttttgtggagtttgcacattctcccagtgtctgcgtgggtctcaccacaacaacaaggttaggtggggttcctgggttacggagatagggtggagacgtggggcttaagtagtgtgctctttccaagggccggtgcagactcgatgggctgaatggcctccttctgcactgtaaattctatgaacccaagatgtgcagggtaggtggattggccacgctaaactgccccttaattgggaaaaaaagaattggggactctaaatttttttttaaattcaaaaatgtttttaaaagtttaGATGCGTATATACAAagatttggttaggccacatttgaaatattGTACACAGCTATAGTTATCACACCCTAGAAAGGATATATTAATCTTAGAAGGAGGGTAGTGCAAATTCAACAAATTGTTACCTGGTTCCAAAGATTAAATGTGAGAGATTATATAAATTGCATTTGTAGTTCCTGGAATATATAGGAGGTTAAGAGGTTGATTTGATTGAGGTTTTGTTGAAATTTTGAAAGGAATTGATAAGGTAGATACAGTAAATTGTGTTTGTTTCCTGTTGGTGAGTTATTCCAGAACAAAGGGACTTTATTTGGAATCAGAGCTATCTGATATGGAAAGATTTTTGTCAGACAAAGGTATAAAAGATCATGGTGCAAACGTGGGTGGATGGAGTTAATATGGCGCCCAGCCATTATCCCATTGAATTGTTgacttttaaaattaattcatgggatatgggtgccaCTGGCTAGGTTTCCCATcccaaattgctcttgagaaggtggtggtgaactgtcttattgaaccattgcagtccctatATTCTAGGAACACCCgctatgctgttaggaagggggttctagtactttggcccagtgacagtgaaggaacagcgatatagtttcaagtcacaAAGATGTATGACTTAGAGGGGATACATGGTGGTATTTTCACGTATCTAGTGCCCTTGTCCTTCCAAGGTTGCATGTtcagaaggtgctgtctcaggggccttggtaagttcctgcaaggCATCTTGTCAATGGCAtacactgctgctattgtgcatTGGATGTGGATGGCTTGGAAGTTTAAGTTGGtgagtggggtgccaatcaagcacacTGCT
This window contains:
- the ptger3 gene encoding prostaglandin E2 receptor EP3 subtype isoform X1, producing the protein MRVTRFKSLRTRLSTIKLGYSEHNVHWLSQSPTQQVAAATDWGRFQPASSSSTVMDLVCLHSQPGQWNQSAEESMWGGINSSSEQPNSNKSSANECVSVSVIFPVTMMVTGIVGNTLALLLVYRSYHKKENKRKRSFLLIIGALALTDLTGKLLTSPVVISVYVSNRQWSRVDPSGNLCAFFGVCMTTFGLCPLFLAGAMAIERTLAIHAPQYYSNHMTTRLTKLVVLSIWLCVMIFALLPIAGVGRYTLQWPGTWCFINTGNHILGNTIFASTFTVLGITSLLVTVSCNVATIRGLVVRCKKKLSSNKQLERITVETLMQLMGIMCVLCVCWSPLLILMSKMIYTESSSDHCYKPPPDKSSSQSGELQTDCNFLLTAIRLASLNQILDPWVYLLLREILLRKVCQVANAVTNCSVEGFKEIPVTVEARQHLKEQIT
- the ptger3 gene encoding prostaglandin E2 receptor EP3 subtype isoform X2; protein product: MRVTRFKSLRTRLSTIKLGYSEHNVHWLSQSPTQQVAAATDWGRFQPASSSSTVMDLVCLHSQPGQWNQSAEESMWGGINSSSEQPNSNKSSANECVSVSVIFPVTMMVTGIVGNTLALLLVYRSYHKKENKRKRSFLLIIGALALTDLTGKLLTSPVVISVYVSNRQWSRVDPSGNLCAFFGVCMTTFGLCPLFLAGAMAIERTLAIHAPQYYSNHMTTRLTKLVVLSIWLCVMIFALLPIAGVGRYTLQWPGTWCFINTGNHILGNTIFASTFTVLGITSLLVTVSCNVATIRGLVVRCKKKLSSNKQLERITVETLMQLMGIMCVLCVCWSPLLNSRSSRTGENREHKERQRKRTAMRTSFTVLNIFFTNIWLRGNADPITPNPPAVNVSLPRSTQSPVTSDTASSWCARFIT